The DNA window CAACATATGTTCCTTTGATCTCAACtataagtcaaaataattcagaaattctgcttttttcttctttttaactgaaaaaataaattagatttattGGCAATGAATTCCAGggataagtgtaaaactagtggggGTGGTGGGAGTGCAATAAATCACATCAAAATGTAgataaaacatcaaaagcatcGAGGGGGTCAACAGGaagacacaagggttaaaaagattcaacatgtttttattgaacatttctatttaatatttaagctttttttcccttttcttcccAATATTTCTCTTATTGTTGaacccttttattttattgactgTACTGTGAAGCACAccatattttctttaatttttatttatctttgttTCTCCAGGAGAGCATCGTCTCACTTGCCCTCAGACACTAGAGGCAGTAGAAGGTGAAGACGTCACGCTACGGTGTCGCCTGCACCCCCCCCTCAACTTGTCTGGCTACGCGTTTGACGTAGCGAGAGAGAGCGATGACCACGGTAAATATGACGACGTCTACGCCTATCGCAACGGAAAGGTCCAACCGGAGGACCAGGCGGATCGATACAAGAACAGAACACACCTCAACCACGAGGCCCTGGGCGGAGGAGACGTGGTGCTGACGATCTTCTCGGTGAATCGGTCCGACAGCGGAACGTACACAGTCTTCATCAAAAAGCTGGGAGCCCGTTCTGTTGTTAACATCACTGTTGGTGAGCACGCTGAGTTCATTAGTTATATTAGATACTAAAAGGTTTCTCAGAATTGGGGATAACCTGATGAAGTTGGTGGAAAAACATTTGGCCCTCCAGTCACGTCTGGGCCTCCAGTCACGTCTGGGCCTCCAGTCACGTCTGGGCTAGAGGGTGACATTTTTTCGGGAATCCCACGGGTCACAGGATTCCCGTGGGATTCCTGCAGGATGGGAGTCATATTTACTATTAATCACGGGATTTGGACGGTACAGGATGAATGGTTAACGGGAGCAGACGGGAGCGGGAATCGACCAATAGCAAAGacgacaaaaaaatctaaatgcaaaaaaaaaagtaaatgcaccCTTTTGTAGTTTCCTTTTAATACGCCTACAATGTAacgcaattaaaaaataactacaCGACCCAGCCGTCCCAGAAGCCATCAGGGCTTTTTGTCACGGCTTACCGCCGTAATTCAAAGAGCAGTGATGGAGGGAGCTAACAGCCGCGGAGAAGTCAATGTGgcaaaaaatgatttacagcGCAAAGTCAGAAGTAATGACATGTCTATTAAGTTCACAGAACTGGTCGGAAAGTCTGAAATATTAAGTTTATGAGAGTAGAATGTGACGGTGAGAGCACGATGTACGCTGCTTGTAAGACATGCTTAGTCTGAGTCAAGTACGCTAGTGATTCAGGGACGAGCGGTCTGAAGAGGAACACTTGCAAGGCAAATTCTGGAAAGAATCAGCCAAGCGTCGCTTTGTTCATCAAGCGAAAATTGCCGTCAGGTGTCAAGTCTCGTCAGACCGACAAAATTGCTCGCATGTGCAGCCAAGATCTCAGACCCTTTGATAGAGCAGtgattttcaaccttttttgagCCACGGCACACTTTTACACTTACAAAATTCTGGGGCACACCACCAACCAAAATTACACTCtaaacaatacatacaatacatatagtTAATAATATAGTTTTCTAAATTATTTATACTCACTTAGTGTGAAACCTGGGCTGTTTCGATGAACACAAAATAGATATCCTGGCAGGAATGGTAGAAAGACACACACGAAGCTCTTCCTCAACagctctcagtctctctctgtttttcgtTTTTATCGCAGTCAAGCTTGAGAAGCTCAGCTCACATAGATATGTGGTTGAAAACGGAGCAATGTCAAAATAGCTTTGTTGGCCAGAATGGGAACTCCTTGGCAACAGATAACCAAAACTGTCCAAAGGAAGATCAGCAAAGTTTAGCTTTAAACCACGATCTTGTTTTCAGTTCAATGAGTTCCTCTTGCTCCTTTAAAGTCATGTCCTTTCCAGCAACGGACGCTGAGCTGTATGGGTCCCTAACCCTGTCAAGGGATTCTGTGAAGGCTGAAGAGAATAAAATGACATCTTCTCCTCAAGAGTTTTCAAATGTGTGCCAATCACCTCGCACATTACAGAAGTGTTGCCATCATGACGTTTCTCGGTGAGCGGGAACATCTCAAGGTTGCCACGCTGCACATGTTGTTGCCAGAGCTGCACCTTTAAACGGAATCCGTTCATTTTATCAGTGCTTGTAAGCAGGTTTTCATTTCGGCCTTGCATCCGTGTGTTCAGTTCATTCAGATGATGAAATATATCAGCCAGGTATGCCAGCTTTGCACACCACTCATCAGTTGCAAGCAGCTTTGAGTAATCGGACCTCTCGTTTGTCAGAAATACTTTAAGTTCTTCTCGCAGCTCATACACACGTGCCAGCACTTTGCCGCGCGACAGCCACCGGACCTCTGTGTGGAGCAATAAGACCTTATGTTCTGCTCCCATTTCCTCACACAAAGACGCAAATAAGCGACATTTCAAAGGTCGCGTCTTCACAAAGTTCACTATGCGCACAGCATCATCCAACACAGGAGCTAGATCTGCTGGTAAGGTCTTTGCAACGAGGGCCTCACGGTGCAAAAAACAGTGTGTAACCATAACATCTGGGTTTCTTTCTTTGACCCTACTTACGAAGCCTTTGATGCGCCCGACCATGGCTGCGGCTCCATCAGTGCAGACACCTGTGCAGTTTTCCCACGTAAGCCCGCTTTTGTCAAGATATTCCGACGTGACCCGAAATATTTCCTCTCCTGATGATTTTTCTGGCAGTGCCTTGCAAATAGGAAGTTTTCTCTAATGGTTCTCCATCCACAAAACGCACGTTGGCCAAGAGCTGACAATGTCCACTAATATCCGTCGACTCATCAAGTTGCAAGGCAAAGTTCTTGCTGATGCGCATCTTTTCCAAAACAACAGTTTCGATGTCCCAGACATGTCATTAATACGTCTGGCAATTGTGTTATCCGAGAGAGGCACTTTAGCTATC is part of the Etheostoma spectabile isolate EspeVRDwgs_2016 unplaced genomic scaffold, UIUC_Espe_1.0 scaffold00010301, whole genome shotgun sequence genome and encodes:
- the LOC116679311 gene encoding butyrophilin subfamily 1 member A1 — translated: FVSPGEHRLTCPQTLEAVEGEDVTLRCRLHPPLNLSGYAFDVARESDDHGKYDDVYAYRNGKVQPEDQADRYKNRTHLNHEALGGGDVVLTIFSVNRSDSGTYTVFIKKLGARSVVNITVVPKGQRSKTKRNDPTTTRPPATDPGKCLSCCLYFP